The following are encoded in a window of Vigna unguiculata cultivar IT97K-499-35 chromosome 8, ASM411807v1, whole genome shotgun sequence genomic DNA:
- the LOC114195676 gene encoding uncharacterized protein LOC114195676: MASRVSSNLKCWHFRTPYYCDSWKTPRVASSSSLLLRRVTERNNNVMPCGLVYRTRKSKVQRGKPVYSALFDDFHQEEMMNLVQIGCCDENGNEIACAVSDITPNKQLKNVSGRGSSEEFRTMEPEVLEPSLLGIQPEPPSWPERDEILRLSFERKVNSVEIPLSIRMIKKKLQLEEGLKEAGEFTELTNCSMKKAFSSMMFIMHELQSQALQTRETLCGEDLESVMAKLGREMDASFVWLFQQVFWKTPILVADVMVLLANFLVFSMNEDTVKAIIPSMITEAVTLTNNESKVQRLLDGTDDDQGEYVKQELSEEEEMLWNSLQEEAAILQKELRSEVLDHETREQFVAPVSVELEEDHYEEYIKTELYYKMHLLRTPHCSLLLSNYAHFLFLVLHDIDRAEEYYKRSVLVETPEGEAFSRYADFLLMIRKDVWAAELRYLQALEADPGNSYYLSKYANFLWNTGGQDANSFPIEELDNLQL, encoded by the exons ATGGCTTCTAGAGTCTCTTCCAATCTGAAATGTTGGCACTTCAGGACCCCTTATTATTGTGATTCATGGAAGACACCTCGTgtagcttcttcttcttctttgctACTGAGGCGCGTCACTGAGAGGAACAACAATGTTATGCCATGTGGGTTGGTCTATAGGACAAGGAAATCGAAGGTGCAAAGAGGGAAACCGGTTTACTCTGCACTTTTCGATGACTTTCACCAAGAGGAAATGATGAATCTGGTTCAGATTGGTTGTTGTGATGAAAATGGTAATGAAATCGCTTGTGCTGTCTCTGATATTACCCCAAACAAACAACTCAAAAATGTCTCTGGCAGAGGTTCCTCTGAGGAGTTCAGGACAATGGAGCCTGAAGTTTTGGAGCCTTCTCTTCTGGGAATCCAGCCTGAGCCACCGAGCTGGCCAGAGAGGGATGAGATTTTGAGACTCAGCTTTGAGAGGAAAGTGAACAGTGTGGAAATTCCTTTGTCCATTAGGATGATCAAGAAGAAGCTACAATTAGAGGAGGGTCTCAAAGAAGCTGGTGAGTTCACTGAATTAACTAACTGTTCTATGAAAAAGGCCTTCTCCTCTATGATGTTTATCATGCATGAGCTTCAAAGCCAGGCCTTGCAAACAAGGGAGACTCTGTGTGGTGAAGACTTGGAAAGTGTCATGGCCAAGCTTGGGAGAGAAATGGATGCTTCGTTTGTTTGGCTCTTCCAACAGGTTTTCTGGAAGACCCCAATTCTCGTGGCTGATGTGATGGTCCTCTTAGCTAACTTCTTGGTATTCTCAATGAATGAAGACACTGTCAAAGCGATCATTCCTTCCATGATCACAGAGGCTGTAACCTTGACCAACAACGAGAGTAAAGTACAACGTTTACTAGACGGTACTGATGATGATCAAGGTGAGTATGTGAAGCAAGAGTTGTCAGAAGAGGAGGAAATGCTGTGGAATTCCTTGCAAGAGGAGGCTGCAATTTTGCAAAAGGAATTGAGGAGTGAGGTTTTGGACCACGAGACAAGGGAGCAGTTTGTGGCCCCAGTATCCGTGGAGCTTGAAGAGGATCATTATGAGGAATATATCAAAACTGAGCTTTATTACAAAATGCATCTGCTTCGGACACCTCACTGTTCTCTTCTGCTGTCTAACTATGCACACTTTCTATTCCTTGTTCTTCATGACATTGATAG GGCAGAAGAGTACTACAAGCGTTCGGTGTTGGTCGAAACACCAGAGGGTGAGGCATTCAGTCGCTATGCTGATTTCTTGTTGATGATAAGAAAGGATGTTTGGGCAGCAGAACTGAGATATCTGCAAGCATTGGAAGCAGATCCTGGCAACAGTTACTATTTATCAAAGTACGCCAATTTCCTTTGGAACACCGGTGGACAAGATGCTAATAGTTTTCCTATAGAAGAATTGGACAACTTACAACTATGA